From Xylanibacillus composti:
CAGGTGACAACCCTGCACCGACTAAGCGCATCGCGCCAGGCACTCGTGCCTTAAGCCAGTGAGGCTTCGTGATTACCGAACGTTATCTGCAATTCGTGCAACAAGGATAACCATAAAAATCAAAAAAAAGAAGGATATGTACAATTATGATACTTGAAATGGCTGTGTTGCAAGTGAAACCTGGATTAACTGAAGACTTTGAGAGGAATTTTAAAATTGCATCTGGTTATATCAATCATGAACTTCAAAGATGTGTTGAGGATGGGAACAAATACATACTTTTAGTTCGATGGGAGACACTCTAGAACCATACGATTGGATTCAGAGGATCAAAGGAATATCAAGAATGGAAAGCCTTATTACATCACTTCTATGATCCATTTCCTGTAGTAGAGCATTACGAGGACATCAATTGAATAATTCGAACAGGAATATAAAGAAGTACATGTATGAAGGGTAATTTTAAGGACGTTTATGAAAGTAATACGAAGAGGGCACGAACAGCAGATAACAATGTGTTCACGCATCGGCGGTCAAGCCGCCTCGGTCGCCACAGAGGGGTTTCGGGGACGTCGTGAACACGGAAACGTTATACGACAGTAACGTAGAAATGAAATACACAAAATCAAAGACATGAGGAGCGTTTAAATCATGAAAAGGCCAATTTCAGTAACTATAATTTCTATTCTTTTAGTATTGGTGGGATTCATTGGTTTAGTTACAAATTCACTTGCAATAAGCGTAGGTATGGGGATTAAATCAACAATTTTTGAAGGCACCCCCGAGTTTATTAATATTCTATTAGCTTATCTTGGAGGATTGCTACTAATTACTGGTGGAGGTTTGATTTTTAGAGGACAGAACTTGGGACGTTTTATTGTTTTAGGCTGGTGTATGGTTGCACTTTTGTTATTTGCGGACTACATTATTCCAAGAATTGTATATCTAGGTTTCACATCATTAATGTTGTTCAATAAAGCTGCGAATAAGTACTTCATGCCCCAGGAAGTAAACAATTCAAAGAGCCTGTAAGTAACTCGAAGTACCGTCGTATAACACAGCATTCACGCATCGGGGGTCAAGCCCCCTCGGACCGCGAGGAGTATATTCGAGGAGCGGATTCAGCAGACAACCCCGCACTGGCTTAGTCTTTACGACCCACTCGCTACACTCACTTAAGCTGATGGGGGCTCGTGAATGCAAGAACGTTATGTGAAACCAGTGCAATAATTAAAAGGAGTGAAGTATAATATGTTAGCTCTTAGATTTACTCAAAAACTTCTTACAGATATGAAGGTAGCTCCTATTGAATTAGATGAGGTCAACTCGTTATTTAGTTGGCATGTGAATATACTCCAACTAAGGAAAAAACATATAATATTTGTGAATGATTTGAGCCGCCTTTGTTTGGTAATTGACGGAATAAGGAGCGCTCAACTTGGAAAACTGCAAGAAAAATTCGTGGCAGAACTCAAAGAATATTTACTGTTAGAGGGACTCAAGAAAAGCCAGATTGAACAATATTTCTTTGAGACAGGAGAAATAAACATTGGAAAGACAAATGATAGAAGTGTGTTAG
This genomic window contains:
- a CDS encoding DUF6933 domain-containing protein, encoding MLALRFTQKLLTDMKVAPIELDEVNSLFSWHVNILQLRKKHIIFVNDLSRLCLVIDGIRSAQLGKLQEKFVAELKEYLLLEGLKKSQIEQYFFETGEINIGKTNDRSVLGTLKEMSLYCDGVEFGHTFDLSAWLNKMIYKPIDYEEPIKVFKDTLKRKYS